The Psychrosphaera ytuae genome includes a region encoding these proteins:
- the mmsB gene encoding 3-hydroxyisobutyrate dehydrogenase — MNQIAFFGLGNMGGPMAANLVKAGYKVRVFDLVPESVTKLVELGAESAATPSEAVKDADVVVSMLPAGKHVHGLYSQLTEQPNTLKQGALVIDSSTIDVATSKNVCQLLATNNVSFIDAPVSGGVAGATNGTLSFMVGGSSEHFELAKPLLEKMGKNIFHAGEVGAGQIAKVCNNMLLSILMVGTSEALQLGIDNGMDPTVLSEIMSKSSGSNWTLDVYNPCPGVMETAPASNGYHGGFMTDLMLKDLGLAMDTASKSSSSTPLGAIARNLYAMHSRSGAGTKDFSSIFELLQGKSY; from the coding sequence ATGAACCAAATCGCTTTTTTTGGATTAGGAAACATGGGCGGCCCTATGGCGGCCAATTTAGTTAAGGCAGGTTACAAAGTAAGAGTGTTTGACTTAGTACCAGAATCGGTTACTAAATTAGTGGAGCTTGGTGCGGAAAGTGCTGCGACGCCAAGTGAAGCAGTAAAAGATGCTGATGTGGTAGTTTCAATGCTTCCTGCTGGTAAACATGTACATGGTTTATATTCACAGCTAACTGAACAACCTAACACGCTTAAGCAAGGTGCTCTTGTTATTGATAGCAGCACTATTGACGTAGCGACCAGTAAAAATGTGTGTCAATTATTGGCAACAAATAACGTCTCTTTTATAGACGCACCTGTTTCTGGTGGTGTCGCTGGCGCAACCAACGGAACATTGAGCTTTATGGTTGGTGGAAGCAGTGAACACTTTGAGCTCGCTAAACCACTCCTAGAAAAAATGGGTAAGAACATCTTCCACGCTGGTGAAGTAGGTGCGGGCCAAATAGCCAAAGTATGTAACAACATGTTGTTGAGTATTTTAATGGTTGGTACCAGTGAAGCATTACAACTTGGAATTGATAATGGAATGGATCCTACTGTTTTATCGGAAATAATGTCGAAAAGCAGTGGCAGTAATTGGACTCTTGATGTGTACAATCCATGCCCTGGTGTAATGGAAACTGCACCAGCGTCAAATGGTTACCATGGCGGTTTTATGACCGATTTAATGTTAAAAGATTTAGGCCTGGCGATGGATACCGCGTCGAAATCATCATCTAGTACACCTTTGGGGGCGATAGCACGTAACTTATACGCGATGCACTCAAGAAGCGGGGCTGGTACGAAGGACTTTTCAAGTATCTTTGAATTACTGCAAGGTAAAAGCTACTAA